A single window of Bacillota bacterium DNA harbors:
- a CDS encoding sugar ABC transporter substrate-binding protein, protein MAVKLKKLVSALATVGLSGALLTGMWAAAPADAAGKTRVTVWLMAGGPDFEKVMNNAIEEFEKSNPNIDVEHQFIPWPGVDEKVASALASGTNPDVMEMGNTRLPPYVAMGALASLEPFLKGSPLAREITQAQWEVSGGLHDGQRYAVPFIQATRPLFYNRAIFREAGLDPDVSPSTWEQWLEAASKTHNPRRGISGLSIGGNDNIPLPFLWFGPLLWQAGGQILTPDNRKAAFNSKEGVEALSFLVELVEYAQPGFLGMRNADADQLFYQGRAATTTMPSNSLIRIPAQYPKLDFGIGLTQRKQKATSAGMDSLVMFSTAKDKQAAWKVIEWLTGARAQAAIAKVSGFTPVLESLVTSPEFAEDKRWSVVFETMQYMRALPMLPVWARIQPRMGEEIHYALAGKKTPQEALDAAAEFANAQLETAGK, encoded by the coding sequence CGGATGCGGCCGGCAAGACCCGCGTGACCGTGTGGCTCATGGCCGGCGGCCCGGACTTCGAGAAGGTCATGAACAACGCTATCGAAGAGTTCGAGAAGTCAAACCCGAACATCGACGTGGAGCATCAGTTCATCCCGTGGCCGGGCGTGGACGAGAAGGTGGCCTCGGCGCTCGCCTCGGGCACCAACCCCGACGTCATGGAGATGGGCAACACGCGGCTGCCGCCGTACGTGGCCATGGGCGCGCTGGCGAGCCTTGAGCCGTTCCTGAAGGGCTCCCCTCTTGCAAGGGAGATTACGCAGGCCCAGTGGGAGGTCTCCGGCGGCCTTCACGACGGCCAGCGGTATGCCGTGCCGTTCATCCAGGCCACGCGGCCGCTGTTCTACAACCGGGCCATCTTCCGGGAAGCGGGCCTTGACCCCGACGTCTCCCCCTCGACCTGGGAGCAGTGGCTGGAGGCGGCGAGCAAGACCCATAACCCGCGCCGCGGCATCTCGGGCCTGAGCATCGGCGGCAACGACAACATCCCCCTGCCGTTCCTGTGGTTCGGGCCGCTTCTGTGGCAGGCGGGCGGGCAGATCCTGACGCCGGACAACCGGAAGGCGGCGTTCAACTCGAAGGAGGGCGTCGAGGCGCTGTCGTTCCTGGTCGAGTTGGTGGAGTACGCACAGCCGGGGTTCCTCGGGATGCGCAACGCGGACGCCGATCAGCTGTTTTACCAGGGGCGGGCCGCCACGACCACCATGCCGTCCAACTCGCTCATCCGGATCCCCGCCCAGTATCCCAAGCTCGACTTCGGGATCGGGCTCACCCAGCGCAAGCAGAAAGCGACGTCGGCGGGGATGGACTCGCTCGTCATGTTTTCGACGGCCAAGGACAAGCAGGCGGCGTGGAAGGTCATCGAGTGGCTGACGGGAGCGCGGGCGCAAGCAGCCATAGCGAAGGTCAGCGGCTTTACGCCGGTGCTCGAGTCGCTCGTGACGTCGCCGGAGTTCGCCGAGGACAAGCGGTGGAGCGTGGTGTTCGAGACCATGCAGTACATGCGCGCCCTGCCGATGCTGCCGGTGTGGGCGCGCATCCAGCCGCGGATGGGTGAGGAGATCCACTACGCCCTGGCCGGCAAAAAGACGCCGCAGGAGGCGCTCGACGCGGCGGCCGAGTTCGCCAACGCGCAGCTCGAGACGGCCGGGAAGTAG